The genomic window GAAGGGCTGCGCCCTTCCCCCTGGCGGGGTTTGGGGCGGAGCCCCAATAAAAAATCATTTCCAGTTAAAATAATATTTTCTGGGCAATAGATTTTTCATGGATACATTGTGTTCAGAAAAACTCCCAACCAGTCTGGATGATTCAGGAGGACGAACGGTGGCAAAAAAACGCATTGGGGTGTTGCTCTCCGGGTGTGGCGTGTTTGACGGGGCAGAGATCCATGAAGCAACCTTGACGCTGTTTTTTTTGGATCGGGCCGGAGCGGAAGCGATCTGCATGGCACCCGATATGGCCCAACACCACGTCATCAATCACATCACGGGTCAGGAGATGCCTGAATCCCGCAATGTGCTGATCGAGTCGGCCCGTATTGCTCGGGGCAACATTCGCAATTTGGCCACGGTGCAGGTGGCGGATGTGGATGCGGTCATTTTGCCCGGGGGGTTTGGGGCCGCGAAAAACCTGTCAACGGTGGCATTCGCCGGACCCCAGGCGCAGGTGGATCCCACCGTTGCGGCTTTTTTGCGGGGGGTGCAGGAGGCCGGCAAGCCCATCGGGGCGTTGTGTATCTCTCCGGCGGTGATTTCGCGCATATTTGCCGACCAGGGGTTGACGCTGACCATCGGCACCGATCCCGGCACCGCCGGTGCCATTGCGGCCATGGGCAACCGCCACCAGGAGAGCGCCGTGGATGCCATTGTTGTGGACCAGGCCCATAAAATCGTCACATCGGCGGCCTACATGTGTGCGGCGAGCATTGGCGAGGTGGGGCAGGGGATCGAAAAACTGGTGGCTGAAGTGTTGCGGCAGGCCTGATCATGACCGGACGTTTACTCTATGCGGCGGGTGAAAACTCGGCGGACATGTTCTACGCCACCGGTATGATGACTCCGGATCCGTTTTTGTTTGTGCAGGATGCTTCCGGACGCCGCCATGTGGTGACTTCGGCCCTGGAGATTGACCGGACGCGCCGGGTATCCCGGGTGGATGAGGTTCACGATTGGGAACCTTTGCGCAAGCGCCATATCGAGGAACATCCGCTATCTTCACCGGACATGACCGATTTGATCGACCGCTTTCTGCGGCAACTCGGCTTGCGCGAGGTGTT from Magnetococcales bacterium includes these protein-coding regions:
- the elbB gene encoding isoprenoid biosynthesis glyoxalase ElbB, giving the protein MDTLCSEKLPTSLDDSGGRTVAKKRIGVLLSGCGVFDGAEIHEATLTLFFLDRAGAEAICMAPDMAQHHVINHITGQEMPESRNVLIESARIARGNIRNLATVQVADVDAVILPGGFGAAKNLSTVAFAGPQAQVDPTVAAFLRGVQEAGKPIGALCISPAVISRIFADQGLTLTIGTDPGTAGAIAAMGNRHQESAVDAIVVDQAHKIVTSAAYMCAASIGEVGQGIEKLVAEVLRQA